A genomic stretch from Perognathus longimembris pacificus isolate PPM17 chromosome 5, ASM2315922v1, whole genome shotgun sequence includes:
- the Skil gene encoding ski-like protein — protein MENLQTNFSLVPGSNKKLNGMGDDGSPPVKKLMTDIHANGKVVNKVPTVKMEHLDDYGDTPMETDGEHGKRNPMTEPLHLNPSLKHTLAQFHLSSQSSLGGPAAFSARYSQESMSPTVFLPLPSPQVLPGPLLIPSDSSTELTQTVLEGESISCFQVGGERRLCLPQVLNSVLREFSLQQINTVCDELYIYCSRCTSDQLHILKVLGILPFNAPSCGLITLTDAQRLCNALLRPRTFPQNGSILPPKNSLAQLKETGSAFEVEHECLGKCQGLFAPQFYVQPDAPCIQCLECCGMFAPQTFVMHSHRSPDKRTCHWGFESAKWHCYLHVNPKYLGTPEEKKLKIILEEMKEKFSLRNGKRSQSKTDTPPGMELQSWYPVIKQEGDSVPQTHSFLHPSYYLYMCDKVVAPNVSLTSAVSQSKEVTKTEATKSVSRQSEKLHSSSKHQKTVSYPDVSLEEQEKMDLKTSRELYKQLDPSISNNSTSKKKSESAIGSLVRDTNKHDAAASSPLPVRDVTCEDDKGKIMEEVMRTYVKQQEKLNSILQKKQQLQMEVEMLSSSKAMKELSEEQQNLQKELESLQNEHAQRMEEFYVEQKDLEKKLEQVMKQKCTCDSNLEKDKEAEYAAQLAELRQRLDHAEADRQELQDELRQEREARQKLEMMIKELKLQILKSSKTAKE, from the exons ATGGAAAATCTACAGACAAATTTCTCCTTGGTTCCGGGCTCAAATAAAAAACTGAACGGGATGGGAGATGATGGCAGCCCTCCAGTGAAAAAATTGATGACAGACATTCATGCAAATGGGAAAGTGGTGAACAAGGTGCCAACTGTAAAGATGGAACACTTGGATGACTATGGAGACACACCAATGGAAACTGATGGAGAGCATGGCAAGCGAAACCCCATGACGGAGCCTTTACATTTAAATCCCAGTTTGAAACACACACTGGCACAATTCCATTTAAGTAGTCAGAGCTCTTTGGGTGGACCTGCAGCATTTTCTGCTCGCTATTCCCAAGAAAGCATGTCACCTACTGTATTTCTGCCTCTGCCATCCCCTCAGGTTCTTCCTGGCCCACTGCTCATTCCTTCTGACAGCTCCACAGAGCTCACCCAGACTGTTTTGGAAGGGGAGTCGATTTCTTGTTTCCAAGTTGGAGGAGAAAGGAGACTCTGTTTGCCCCAAGTCTTAAATTCTGTGCTCCGAGAGTTTTCACTTCAGCAAATAAATACAGTGTGTGATGAATTATACATCTACTGCTCCAGGTGTACTTCAGATCAGCTTCATATCTTAAAAGTCCTGGGAATACTTCCATTCAATGCCCCTTCCTGTGGGCTGATCACATTAACTGATGCACAAAGACTGTGTAATGCTTTATTGAGGCCAAGGACTTTTCCTCAAAATGGTAGCATACTTCCTCCTAAAAACTCATTGGCCCAGTTAAAGGAAACTGGCAGTGCCTTTGAAGTGGAGCATGAGTGCTTGGGCAAATGTCAGGGTCTATTTGCACCTCAGTTTTATGTCCAGCCTGATGCTCCCTGTATTCAGTGTCTGGAGTGTTGTGGAATGTTTGCACCCCAGACATTTGTGATGCATTCACACAGGTCACCTGATAAAAGAACTTGCCACTGGGGCTTTGAATCAGCCAAATGGCATTGTTACCTGCATGTGAACCCAAAATACTTAGGGACACCTGAAGAGAAGAAACTGAAGATAATAttagaagaaatgaaggagaagTTTAGcctaagaaatggaaagagaagtcAATCTAAg ACTGATACACCACCAGGAATGGAATTACAGTCATGGTATCCTGTTATAAAACAGGAAGGAGACTCTGTTCCTCAGACACATTCATTTTTACACCCCAG CTACTACTTGTACATGTGTGATAAAGTGGTTGCCCCAAACGTGTCGCTTACTTCTGCTGTGTCCCAGTCTAAAGAGGTCACAAAGACAGAAGCAACTAAGTCCGTATCAAGACAGTCTGAGAAACTTCACAGCAGTAGTAAACATCAGAAAACAGTGTCTTATCCAGATGTCTCACTTGAGGAACAGgagaaaatggatttaaaaacaaGTAGAGAATTATATAAACAATTAG atccATCGATCTCAAATAATTCTACAAGTAAGAAGAAATCTGAGTCTGCCATTGGCAGCTTAGTAAGAGACACAAACAAGCATGATGCTGCAGCCTCCTCTCCACTTCCTGTCAGAGATGTTACTTGTGAAGATGATAAAGGAAAAATCATGGAAGAAGTAATGAGAACTTATGTAAAGCAACAGGAAAAACTGAACTCAATTTTACAAAAGAAGCAACAGCTTCAGATG gaagtagaaatgttGAGTAGTTCGAAAGCTATGAAGGAGCTCTCTGAAGAACAGCAGAATTTGCAGAAAGAGCTTGAATCTTTGCAAAATGAGCATGCTCAAAGAATGGAAGAATTTTATGTTGaacagaaagacttggagaaGAAATTGGAGCAGGTAATGAAGCAAAAATGTACCTGTGACTCAAAtttagaaaaagacaaagaggcTGA